One part of the Cyclobacteriaceae bacterium genome encodes these proteins:
- a CDS encoding response regulator transcription factor — translation MKILLVEDEQYVASFIRKGLEENGYQVAQAFDGATGLTMALSDTYDVIILDIVMPGMNGLEVCKKLRNEHGNQTPVLMLTALGTTDDIVDGLTIGADDYLTKPFKFKELMARVQALVRRKTVVNKILSVSDLKLDSDAKEVFRAGKLIDLTAREFRLLEYLLLNKNRVVSRTDILENVWDINHDLGTNVVDVYINYLRKKIDHEFSPPLIKTIVGMGYTIKDADRENQA, via the coding sequence TTGAAAATTTTACTTGTTGAGGACGAACAATATGTAGCCTCTTTTATCCGAAAAGGATTAGAAGAAAATGGCTACCAGGTTGCACAGGCATTTGATGGTGCTACCGGTTTAACCATGGCGCTAAGCGATACTTATGATGTTATTATCCTGGATATTGTAATGCCCGGCATGAATGGCCTTGAAGTTTGCAAGAAACTGCGCAATGAACACGGCAACCAAACTCCCGTATTGATGCTAACCGCATTGGGCACTACCGATGATATTGTGGATGGACTGACCATTGGTGCCGATGATTACCTGACCAAGCCTTTCAAGTTTAAGGAGTTAATGGCCCGTGTGCAGGCCCTGGTCCGTAGGAAAACCGTGGTGAATAAAATCCTTTCGGTTAGCGACTTGAAACTTGATTCAGATGCCAAAGAAGTTTTTCGCGCGGGCAAACTAATTGACCTTACAGCACGTGAATTCCGGTTGTTGGAATACCTGTTGCTTAACAAAAACAGGGTTGTTTCCCGTACGGATATCCTCGAGAATGTGTGGGATATTAACCACGATCTGGGTACAAACGTGGTGGACGTTTATATTAACTACCTAAGAAAAAAAATCGACCATGAATTTTCACCACCCCTCATCAAAACCATTGTAGGCATGGGCTATACGATTAAAGACGCAGACCGTGAAAATCAGGCATAG
- a CDS encoding HAMP domain-containing histidine kinase, giving the protein MKIRHRFSIFFGITSSLVLLAFGISVYYFSAQYRQKEFNIRLMKRVDITEKMFLERESFTEESYELIREQFLNILPEETEEVVQVKAGWRDSLRYPYPQEFIDQLESEGVAYYSNENRQGAGRIFQLSGGSYAVLIVAVDLVGINVLKNLRTILITGLIIGVVIMILTSYYLSNRILAPISAKIKKANTISVSNLHERLRVFNPEDEIGQLALAFNRLLDRLDEAFHSQKLFVANASHEIRNPLTVIIGEADLALDKDRPVQEYQESLKTIQSEADRLNLLVNNLLQLSTVSYNAADFKLEIIPLSRLLLESKKKFDLLNPENQVRFNFDIHADLVNLGLSGNMNLLQTAFINILDNASKFSGNAPVTVDILYQDDHVIISVRDQGVGIAPADIPKIRQPFFRAENVRKIRGTGIGIPLTVKIIELHSGRFEVESELNKGTVVRIVLPVIQKS; this is encoded by the coding sequence GTGAAAATCAGGCATAGGTTTTCGATATTTTTTGGCATCACATCTTCATTGGTGCTGCTGGCGTTTGGTATTTCCGTTTACTATTTCTCAGCACAATACCGGCAAAAGGAATTTAACATACGCCTGATGAAGCGTGTTGATATTACCGAAAAAATGTTCCTGGAACGCGAAAGCTTTACGGAAGAATCGTATGAACTCATACGCGAACAGTTTTTGAATATACTTCCGGAAGAAACCGAGGAAGTTGTTCAGGTAAAAGCAGGTTGGCGTGACTCATTGAGATATCCCTACCCACAAGAATTCATTGATCAATTAGAAAGTGAAGGAGTTGCGTATTATTCCAATGAAAACCGGCAAGGCGCGGGGCGCATATTCCAACTTTCAGGCGGGAGTTATGCCGTGCTGATTGTTGCGGTTGACCTGGTTGGGATTAATGTATTAAAAAACTTACGAACGATTTTGATTACCGGACTCATTATTGGGGTTGTGATTATGATACTCACAAGCTATTACCTGTCGAACAGGATATTGGCACCTATTTCGGCCAAAATAAAAAAGGCCAATACCATTAGTGTAAGCAACCTGCACGAGCGGTTACGTGTGTTCAATCCCGAAGATGAGATCGGACAGTTGGCCCTGGCATTTAACCGTTTGCTCGACCGGTTGGATGAAGCGTTCCATTCGCAGAAATTGTTTGTGGCCAATGCATCCCATGAAATCCGTAATCCGCTTACGGTAATAATTGGGGAAGCAGACCTTGCCCTGGATAAGGACCGGCCGGTACAGGAGTATCAGGAGTCACTGAAAACCATTCAATCTGAAGCCGACCGGTTGAACCTGTTGGTCAATAACCTGCTGCAACTTTCAACAGTAAGCTATAATGCAGCCGACTTTAAACTTGAGATCATTCCGCTCTCCAGGTTGTTACTGGAATCAAAAAAGAAATTTGATTTACTGAACCCAGAAAACCAGGTTCGGTTCAACTTTGACATTCATGCCGATTTGGTAAACCTGGGCTTAAGCGGCAACATGAACTTGTTGCAAACGGCATTCATAAATATTTTGGACAATGCCAGTAAATTTTCGGGCAATGCCCCCGTTACGGTAGATATTTTATACCAGGATGATCATGTAATTATTTCTGTTCGCGATCAAGGTGTTGGTATTGCCCCTGCTGACATACCTAAAATAAGGCAGCCGTTTTTCCGGGCTGAGAATGTGCGCAAAATACGGGGAACAGGTATCGGTATTCCGCTCACGGTAAAAATCATTGAACTGCACAGCGGTAGATTCGAGGTTGAGTCTGAATTGAATAAGGGCACTGTTGTTCGGATCGTTCTGCCGGTAATTCAAAAATCCTAA
- a CDS encoding SulP family inorganic anion transporter, protein MNLNGYDRRGLFSSLRYDFPASLVVFFVALPLCLGIALASGAPLFAGVIAGVVGGIVVASISNSQLGVSGPAAGLTVIVLTAIQQLGSFEVFLVAVVLAGLIQIGLGFARAGIIGYYFPTSVIKGMLTAIGIIIILKQIPHAFGYDADYEGDFAFEQTDGHNTFSELLYMADAVTPAAILISTISLSIILLWDLYLTKRHQFFKLVPGPLVAVVVGILYQSITQAFLPAWSLSNDHLVSVPVATNIKSFLGQFSLPDFSAVVNQEVWVVAFTLAVVASIESLLSVEATDKLDPYKRTTNTNRELIAQGSGNMISGLIGGLPVTQVILRSSANIQSGGKTKMSAIMHGFLLLLCVVAIPRILNLIPLSVLAAVLLVVGYKLAKPSVFKDVARLGWSQFLPFIATVLGVVFTDLLKGIGIGMVVAVIIILRNSYKNSHFIHKRKTDDGDEIRMTLAEEVVFLNKGSIRKELSRVKEGTKVTIDMSRSVHIDYDVMEIIEDFKSQAKSKNINVEVITNIHKPVAKNGGHGKEMVKEFELDSH, encoded by the coding sequence ATGAATTTAAATGGTTATGACAGGAGGGGACTTTTTTCGTCACTGCGTTATGATTTTCCGGCAAGCCTGGTAGTTTTTTTTGTGGCTTTACCATTATGCCTGGGCATTGCCTTGGCCAGTGGGGCGCCACTTTTTGCCGGGGTAATTGCTGGTGTTGTTGGTGGTATTGTGGTTGCCTCCATCAGCAATTCGCAATTGGGTGTTAGCGGCCCGGCTGCCGGACTAACTGTAATTGTTTTAACGGCTATTCAACAACTTGGCTCTTTCGAGGTATTCCTGGTAGCGGTGGTACTGGCCGGCCTTATCCAAATTGGTTTAGGTTTTGCGCGGGCTGGTATCATCGGCTACTACTTTCCAACCTCCGTCATTAAGGGTATGCTAACAGCTATCGGTATTATTATCATCCTTAAACAAATACCGCATGCGTTTGGCTACGATGCAGACTACGAAGGCGATTTTGCTTTTGAACAAACCGATGGCCACAATACATTTTCAGAGTTGCTTTATATGGCAGATGCCGTAACGCCTGCGGCAATATTGATCAGCACCATTAGTCTTTCCATTATCCTGTTGTGGGATTTGTACCTGACAAAGAGGCACCAGTTTTTTAAACTTGTTCCGGGCCCGTTGGTAGCTGTAGTGGTTGGTATTCTTTATCAGTCGATCACTCAGGCATTTCTGCCGGCATGGTCATTAAGTAATGATCACCTGGTTTCTGTACCGGTGGCCACCAATATTAAAAGTTTTTTAGGACAGTTTTCATTGCCTGACTTTTCAGCAGTGGTTAATCAAGAGGTGTGGGTGGTTGCATTCACCCTTGCTGTTGTGGCCAGTATTGAATCGTTGCTTTCTGTTGAAGCTACCGATAAGTTGGATCCTTACAAACGCACAACAAACACAAACCGTGAATTAATTGCACAAGGCAGCGGTAATATGATTTCAGGCCTCATTGGAGGGCTGCCTGTGACGCAGGTTATTCTCCGTAGTTCGGCCAACATTCAATCGGGTGGTAAAACAAAAATGTCGGCCATTATGCACGGTTTTTTGCTTTTGCTATGTGTTGTGGCCATTCCGCGTATACTCAACCTGATACCATTATCGGTATTGGCAGCCGTGTTGCTGGTGGTGGGCTATAAACTGGCTAAGCCGTCTGTTTTTAAAGATGTGGCCCGGTTAGGATGGAGCCAGTTTCTTCCATTCATCGCTACTGTTTTAGGTGTGGTATTTACCGATTTATTGAAGGGCATTGGAATTGGTATGGTAGTGGCCGTGATTATCATCCTTAGAAACAGCTATAAGAATTCGCATTTTATCCATAAAAGAAAAACTGATGATGGAGATGAAATAAGAATGACGTTGGCCGAGGAAGTGGTTTTCCTGAATAAGGGAAGCATAAGAAAGGAATTGAGCCGTGTTAAGGAGGGCACAAAAGTAACTATCGATATGAGCCGCTCCGTGCATATTGACTATGATGTGATGGAAATTATTGAAGACTTCAAGAGCCAGGCAAAATCCAAGAACATTAATGTTGAAGTAATTACTAATATTCATAAGCCTGTAGCAAAAAACGGTGGCCATGGTAAAGAAATGGTAAAAGAATTCGAGTTGGACAGTCACTGA
- a CDS encoding universal stress protein: MLASHAEGKVVLGHVVNPPEIPGSANPTSGWGAHRLSKRVQEKMKSLHEIISLEGIDVEEIIEEGDVKECLLKQIEKLKPTLIVLGRNTDRQPGRESLLTSLTQSTKVPILVVPRSHNPKIPNRAVLATDMKSFNLREFEPFIEVIKKSAQGLSVLNIRGGYSSDKDIAEWVNKFNTVYAMEAKVLNPQDDDVVKSMVKCVNTNNIDLLCTINRNPGLLDKLFSTPSTSLIATQVEVPVLLIRD, encoded by the coding sequence ATGCTGGCCAGTCATGCCGAAGGAAAAGTTGTGCTTGGCCACGTTGTTAATCCCCCTGAAATACCTGGATCGGCAAACCCGACTTCGGGCTGGGGTGCTCATCGGTTAAGCAAGCGTGTTCAGGAAAAAATGAAATCCCTACATGAAATTATTTCGCTGGAAGGAATTGATGTAGAGGAAATAATAGAAGAGGGTGACGTAAAAGAATGTTTATTGAAGCAAATTGAAAAGCTTAAACCTACGCTTATTGTGCTTGGCCGAAATACGGACCGGCAACCCGGAAGAGAAAGTTTATTGACAAGCCTAACCCAAAGCACCAAGGTGCCAATCCTGGTTGTTCCACGGTCGCATAACCCAAAAATCCCTAACCGGGCCGTGTTGGCAACGGATATGAAGTCGTTCAACCTTCGCGAGTTTGAGCCATTTATCGAGGTAATTAAGAAAAGCGCACAAGGATTATCCGTATTGAACATACGGGGAGGGTATTCAAGCGATAAAGATATTGCAGAATGGGTGAATAAGTTTAATACTGTTTACGCTATGGAGGCAAAGGTATTAAACCCACAAGATGATGACGTGGTGAAAAGCATGGTGAAATGTGTAAACACCAACAATATCGACCTGCTCTGTACAATTAACCGTAACCCGGGCTTGCTTGATAAACTGTTCAGTACGCCATCAACAAGCTTAATTGCCACGCAAGTTGAAGTACCTGTTTTGCTGATTCGTGACTAA
- a CDS encoding prolyl oligopeptidase family serine peptidase: MTRLFTLIFVFVACPAFTQDLSEFKKYEFQTEQDTLPYRLLFPENAARDKKYPLVIFLHGSGERGNDNEQNLKYITELFLNAANRTKFPAYVAVPQCPVGKRWAPQDWYGKVEEPAALVMALIDSLVKHEPIDASRIYLMGLSMGGFGTWYLVTRFPDTFAAAVPICGGGDWNQAQKISHIPFWVFHGQKDEIVLPEQSRTMVAALKKAGAKPRYTEYKKVGHDSWVPAFKEPQLLPWLFSKSTTTK; the protein is encoded by the coding sequence ATGACACGATTGTTCACACTTATTTTTGTCTTCGTTGCGTGCCCAGCCTTTACGCAGGATTTATCCGAATTCAAAAAATATGAATTTCAAACGGAGCAAGATACACTTCCTTACCGTTTATTGTTTCCGGAAAATGCTGCCCGTGATAAAAAGTATCCATTGGTGATTTTCCTTCATGGCTCAGGTGAGCGCGGAAACGATAATGAGCAAAACCTGAAATACATTACCGAACTTTTTCTAAACGCTGCAAACCGAACTAAGTTCCCTGCTTATGTAGCGGTGCCCCAATGCCCAGTAGGTAAGCGTTGGGCACCGCAAGACTGGTATGGCAAAGTAGAAGAACCAGCCGCATTAGTGATGGCCCTGATTGATTCGCTGGTCAAACATGAACCGATTGATGCTTCACGGATTTACCTCATGGGCTTATCCATGGGTGGGTTTGGCACCTGGTACCTGGTTACCCGTTTCCCGGATACATTTGCTGCGGCCGTCCCCATTTGCGGGGGAGGTGACTGGAACCAGGCCCAAAAGATCAGCCACATACCGTTTTGGGTTTTTCATGGACAAAAAGATGAAATCGTATTGCCCGAACAAAGCCGCACCATGGTTGCTGCGTTGAAAAAGGCTGGTGCAAAACCGCGCTATACCGAGTACAAAAAAGTTGGCCACGATAGCTGGGTGCCAGCCTTTAAAGAACCCCAATTGCTCCCCTGGCTTTTTAGCAAATCCACTACAACTAAATGA
- the pdeM gene encoding ligase-associated DNA damage response endonuclease PdeM, with product MDITIFNETFELLPQRAVWWKKHNMILLADMHLGKVNHFRKAGIPVPVKANEKNWEVLIDLVQTLKPQRVVCIGDLFHSHYNYDWELVGEFTRAFHHVSFELVTGNHDVLTHQQYNRCNIVLHGEGLRVDRFLFSHFPLAEPLPGVYVISGHIHPGVQLLGRGKQRIMLPCYYFGEHQGYLPAFGMFTGLSRIQPKMEDRIFAIADNTVIKI from the coding sequence ATGGACATTACCATTTTTAACGAAACGTTTGAACTTCTTCCACAGCGTGCTGTATGGTGGAAAAAACACAATATGATATTGCTGGCCGATATGCATTTGGGAAAAGTTAATCATTTCCGAAAGGCCGGCATCCCTGTGCCTGTAAAGGCCAACGAAAAAAACTGGGAGGTATTGATTGATCTGGTGCAAACCCTGAAACCTCAACGGGTTGTATGCATTGGTGATCTTTTTCACAGCCACTATAATTATGATTGGGAATTGGTTGGTGAATTTACAAGGGCTTTTCACCACGTTTCGTTTGAATTGGTTACCGGCAATCATGATGTACTAACCCACCAGCAATATAACCGGTGCAACATAGTCCTCCACGGTGAGGGTTTACGGGTCGATCGGTTTTTGTTTTCACATTTCCCATTGGCCGAACCGCTACCTGGTGTTTATGTTATTTCAGGTCATATCCACCCGGGCGTACAGCTATTAGGCCGTGGAAAGCAAAGAATTATGCTGCCTTGTTATTACTTTGGCGAACATCAGGGTTACTTGCCTGCCTTTGGGATGTTTACGGGGCTTTCGCGCATTCAACCCAAAATGGAGGACCGGATATTTGCCATTGCTGACAATACCGTGATAAAGATTTAA
- a CDS encoding CapA family protein, translating to MLEKALRYFFFLLVACCAKLVNGQDTARISLLFLGDIMQHETQINAALNSKTGKHEYAACFQFLKPYFQSVDLTIGNLELTLAGKPYTGYPQFSAPDELAVALKEIGIDVLVTANNHSVDRRKRGLERTIRVLDSLQFMHTGTFADTVERMNDYPLLIHKNGFRLALLNYTYGTNGIPVSKPNIVNLIDTVLIKKDLARARELQPDASIVFMHWGNEYERQPTKQQRQLAEFCFTHGAQLVIGAHPHVLQPMEWRGDENKLVAYSLGNFVSGQRPRYRDGGAMLQVELKKIINTNLSTTVIDTAYYRLQWVYRTTDAQRKFYVLPVATFESDPTNFIKDESSKLAFKTFIDDSRKLLTQYNKGVVELRTIPADTVTSYTLRVFEAANTGEVYSILEKAGSFPHGLHSEINEMGLTVFYTGKFSSWEKAMRYRQTLEAVWPNCSVVKCVNGLPVE from the coding sequence ATGCTAGAAAAGGCTTTACGATATTTTTTCTTTCTGTTGGTAGCGTGTTGCGCTAAGCTTGTAAACGGACAAGACACTGCACGCATCTCGTTGCTGTTTCTTGGAGATATTATGCAACACGAAACACAAATCAACGCAGCACTTAATTCAAAAACCGGTAAGCATGAGTATGCAGCGTGCTTTCAATTCCTTAAACCTTACTTTCAATCGGTTGACCTTACCATAGGCAATCTTGAACTTACCCTTGCAGGTAAACCGTATACAGGCTATCCTCAATTCAGCGCTCCTGATGAACTGGCGGTAGCGTTAAAAGAGATTGGTATTGATGTACTGGTAACAGCCAATAACCATAGCGTTGACCGCAGGAAAAGAGGACTTGAGCGAACAATTCGTGTTTTGGATAGCCTTCAATTTATGCACACCGGAACGTTTGCCGATACCGTAGAGCGGATGAACGATTATCCATTGTTGATCCATAAGAATGGTTTCAGGCTGGCACTTCTCAACTATACCTATGGCACCAATGGTATACCCGTATCAAAACCGAATATTGTAAACCTCATTGATACTGTGCTGATAAAGAAAGACCTGGCTCGTGCCCGCGAACTTCAACCCGATGCCAGTATTGTTTTTATGCATTGGGGCAATGAATATGAACGCCAGCCCACCAAACAACAGCGGCAGTTGGCTGAATTTTGCTTTACGCACGGAGCGCAGTTGGTAATTGGTGCACACCCGCATGTACTGCAGCCTATGGAGTGGCGAGGAGATGAAAATAAACTAGTAGCTTACTCACTCGGAAACTTTGTTTCCGGTCAGCGGCCGCGTTACCGCGATGGGGGAGCCATGTTGCAAGTTGAATTAAAAAAAATAATAAACACAAATTTGTCCACTACAGTAATCGATACAGCGTATTACCGCTTGCAATGGGTTTACCGCACCACTGATGCACAACGGAAATTCTATGTTTTACCGGTAGCTACGTTTGAAAGTGATCCGACTAATTTTATTAAAGATGAATCGTCAAAACTCGCCTTTAAAACATTTATCGATGATTCCAGAAAACTTTTAACACAGTATAACAAGGGAGTTGTTGAATTGCGTACAATTCCTGCGGATACGGTTACATCCTATACCCTTCGTGTATTTGAAGCTGCGAATACCGGTGAAGTCTATTCTATTTTAGAAAAGGCAGGTTCATTTCCGCATGGTTTGCATAGTGAAATAAATGAAATGGGGCTTACGGTTTTTTATACCGGTAAATTTTCATCGTGGGAAAAAGCCATGCGGTATCGTCAAACCCTGGAGGCAGTGTGGCCGAACTGCAGCGTTGTAAAGTGTGTGAATGGATTACCTGTCGAATAG
- a CDS encoding sulfatase-like hydrolase/transferase: MRARLKILFLIILYWMAFFSVARLLFLVYNYNYSAQLTVSEIIKALAYGLKMDLSTTGYIAMLCGLLLTTSVFTQKRWIAGAMHSVTFGFLVFSGLIILIDLELYRHWGFRMNITPFFYMGSEAAGMASLWVTIKLLMIFSALVFIFIRLYFKTIALSLADLRPGKPQSALVIFLTTGLLFFPIRGSLSTATMNVGMVYFHKTKMFANHAGINVVWNFLYSLKNDNAIKYPEDFFDKQQTEEYFSRLYPRQDSTYHVLTLAQPNILLIILESFTADVIEPLGGMPGVAPRLNELCREGILFDQLYANGDRTDKGLVSILSAFPAQPKGSIIKYPQKTQRLPYLSVKLEELGYKNSFVYGGDADFANYNSFLTAGRYRHITSVDDFDDDLYTTKWGVHDEYVFKQTLHEIDTTQSTPFFKTVLTLSSHEPFDVPMEPVFEGADDEARFLNSCHYTDKWLGNFIANAKQKPWWKNTLIIITADHGHRFPGNKRYETKEKFRIPMLWIGGVVQKDTVVHTMGNQSDIANTLLAQLGKPSPDFIFSKNLLGSPVKDFAVYIFNDGYGYLDHERYIIFDNPGKQYIRKEGIAQEEELFFAKAYLQKLYSEYNAKK; encoded by the coding sequence ATGCGGGCACGACTCAAAATATTGTTTCTGATTATCCTTTATTGGATGGCATTTTTTTCTGTCGCCCGGCTTCTGTTCCTGGTATACAACTACAACTATAGCGCACAACTTACCGTTAGCGAAATAATCAAAGCCCTTGCTTATGGATTAAAAATGGACCTGAGCACTACGGGATACATTGCCATGCTTTGCGGATTGCTATTAACAACTTCGGTTTTTACTCAAAAACGGTGGATTGCTGGTGCAATGCACAGCGTTACCTTTGGTTTTCTGGTCTTTTCCGGTCTGATAATATTGATTGACCTGGAGTTATACCGGCACTGGGGCTTTCGTATGAACATTACTCCATTTTTTTACATGGGCTCCGAAGCAGCCGGTATGGCCAGCCTGTGGGTAACCATTAAACTGCTGATGATTTTCAGTGCATTGGTATTCATTTTTATCCGGCTGTACTTTAAAACCATTGCCCTCTCACTGGCAGATCTCAGGCCCGGCAAACCCCAGAGTGCACTTGTTATTTTTCTAACAACCGGTCTTTTGTTTTTTCCTATTCGTGGAAGTTTAAGTACGGCCACCATGAATGTTGGCATGGTTTATTTCCATAAAACAAAAATGTTTGCCAATCATGCCGGCATAAATGTGGTGTGGAATTTTTTATACAGCCTGAAAAATGACAATGCCATTAAGTACCCGGAAGATTTTTTTGACAAACAACAAACGGAAGAATATTTTTCAAGGCTCTATCCCAGACAGGATTCAACGTACCATGTACTTACACTAGCTCAGCCGAATATCCTGTTGATAATACTGGAAAGTTTCACCGCAGACGTTATTGAGCCACTCGGAGGAATGCCCGGGGTTGCACCAAGGTTAAACGAACTTTGCCGGGAAGGAATACTATTTGACCAGCTTTATGCCAACGGTGACCGTACCGATAAGGGATTGGTTAGTATTTTAAGTGCCTTTCCAGCCCAACCAAAAGGTTCTATAATCAAGTACCCGCAAAAAACACAACGCCTTCCGTACCTAAGCGTGAAACTGGAAGAACTGGGCTACAAAAACTCATTTGTTTACGGGGGCGATGCTGACTTTGCCAACTACAACTCCTTTTTAACCGCTGGGCGCTATCGTCACATTACATCGGTAGACGATTTTGATGACGATTTATACACAACCAAATGGGGCGTACATGACGAATATGTATTTAAACAAACGTTGCATGAAATAGATACAACGCAATCCACGCCATTTTTTAAAACCGTACTTACGCTAAGCAGCCATGAACCCTTTGATGTGCCCATGGAACCGGTTTTTGAAGGCGCAGATGATGAAGCGCGCTTTTTAAATTCATGCCACTACACCGACAAATGGCTGGGTAACTTTATTGCCAATGCCAAACAAAAACCATGGTGGAAAAATACGCTTATCATCATCACGGCTGACCATGGACATCGGTTTCCTGGAAATAAACGTTATGAAACCAAAGAAAAATTCAGGATACCCATGCTTTGGATAGGCGGAGTTGTTCAAAAAGATACCGTTGTTCATACCATGGGTAATCAATCCGATATTGCCAACACCCTTCTGGCACAACTTGGCAAACCTTCGCCCGATTTTATTTTCAGTAAAAACTTGCTCGGCTCACCTGTAAAAGATTTTGCTGTTTACATTTTCAATGATGGTTATGGCTACCTGGACCATGAGCGGTACATCATTTTTGATAACCCGGGAAAGCAGTACATACGAAAGGAAGGAATTGCACAAGAAGAGGAATTATTTTTCGCAAAAGCTTACCTTCAGAAATTATACAGTGAGTACAACGCTAAAAAATAA
- a CDS encoding amidohydrolase has product MKKVTLYTWAMLTMLLVSNCGSGVGPADMVVLGGKIYTVNEAQPEVEAVAVNGDKIAFAGSEQDVQKYIGKNTRVVNLEGKTMFPGFIEGHGHFMGVGYNELNLDLMYVKSYDELIEKVKEAAGKAQPGQWILGRGWHQDKWDVKPEKMIKGFQTHHKLSEVSPNNPVFLRHASGHAAMANAKAMEVAGVNQLSKEIIQDIAEDGGEIIRDEWGNPTGIFNERAMGLISRFIPDDEEGRDAQALELAVKACWRNGITSFHDAGVTRENITLFKKFKEEGKLGVRLYAMLTGWDRDLVYEWFRKGPEIDAANLLTIRSVKLNCDGALGSRGAWLLEPYTDRPDFFGMATYPMDTVLVISRQALKSGFQVCSHAIGDRANQEILDRYEIALKENPSVKDHRFRIEHAQHLHPNDIPRFGKLGVIPAMQAIHMSSDRPWAIERLGEKRIKEGAYMWQSLLQSGAIIVNGTDAPVEPLNPIPSFYASVSRKTLKGEPEGGYEPEEKMTRAQALRSYTLDAAYGAFEEKIKGSIEKGKLADFVILSKDIMQCSEQDILKSEVSMTIFGGKVVYEKKN; this is encoded by the coding sequence ATGAAAAAAGTAACGCTGTACACTTGGGCTATGCTAACAATGCTGTTGGTCAGTAACTGCGGATCGGGTGTAGGTCCAGCCGACATGGTGGTGTTGGGGGGAAAGATATACACGGTAAATGAAGCGCAACCCGAAGTAGAGGCTGTTGCAGTTAATGGTGACAAAATTGCATTTGCGGGAAGTGAGCAGGATGTGCAGAAGTACATTGGAAAGAACACCAGAGTCGTTAACCTGGAAGGGAAAACAATGTTCCCGGGTTTTATAGAAGGCCATGGGCATTTTATGGGCGTGGGTTACAATGAACTGAACCTGGACCTGATGTATGTAAAAAGTTATGATGAGCTGATTGAAAAAGTGAAGGAGGCTGCCGGGAAGGCGCAACCCGGTCAATGGATTTTGGGCCGAGGCTGGCACCAGGATAAGTGGGATGTGAAGCCTGAGAAAATGATCAAAGGATTTCAAACGCACCATAAGCTTAGCGAGGTTTCGCCAAACAACCCGGTGTTTTTACGCCACGCCAGCGGCCATGCTGCCATGGCCAATGCAAAAGCCATGGAGGTTGCCGGTGTTAACCAATTATCCAAAGAGATTATTCAGGATATAGCGGAAGATGGTGGTGAAATAATCCGTGATGAATGGGGAAATCCAACAGGCATATTCAACGAGCGGGCCATGGGTTTGATTTCCCGATTTATACCTGACGATGAGGAGGGTAGGGATGCGCAGGCGTTGGAACTGGCCGTGAAAGCATGTTGGCGAAACGGCATCACCAGTTTTCACGATGCTGGTGTAACACGTGAGAATATAACCTTGTTCAAAAAGTTCAAGGAGGAAGGCAAGCTTGGTGTGCGTTTATATGCCATGCTAACCGGCTGGGATCGTGATCTGGTGTATGAGTGGTTCAGGAAAGGTCCGGAAATTGATGCCGCTAACCTGTTAACCATACGTTCGGTCAAACTCAACTGCGATGGTGCCCTCGGTTCACGTGGTGCATGGTTGCTTGAACCATATACAGATCGGCCGGATTTTTTTGGCATGGCTACATACCCGATGGATACTGTACTGGTTATCTCCCGCCAGGCATTGAAATCCGGTTTTCAGGTTTGTTCACATGCTATCGGGGATCGCGCCAACCAGGAAATCCTTGATCGTTACGAAATAGCGTTGAAAGAAAACCCATCGGTAAAAGATCACCGTTTCCGGATTGAACACGCACAACATCTACACCCCAATGATATTCCCCGTTTCGGAAAACTGGGAGTAATACCTGCTATGCAGGCCATTCATATGTCAAGCGATAGACCTTGGGCAATTGAGCGCTTAGGTGAAAAGCGGATTAAAGAGGGTGCTTACATGTGGCAGTCGCTGTTGCAGTCGGGGGCCATAATTGTTAACGGAACAGATGCCCCCGTGGAACCCCTCAACCCCATACCTAGCTTTTATGCTTCGGTATCGCGTAAAACGCTTAAAGGCGAACCTGAAGGAGGTTATGAACCTGAGGAGAAGATGACCCGTGCGCAGGCGTTGCGCTCCTATACCCTGGATGCTGCGTATGGTGCTTTTGAGGAGAAAATAAAGGGCTCGATTGAAAAGGGTAAACTTGCTGATTTTGTGATCTTATCAAAAGATATTATGCAGTGTTCAGAGCAGGATATCCTTAAGTCAGAGGTAAGCATGACCATTTTTGGAGGCAAGGTGGTATACGAAAAGAAAAACTGA